In one Deltaproteobacteria bacterium genomic region, the following are encoded:
- a CDS encoding DedA family protein produces MEGWISWVISWAYTPYGVLALFLNAFAESSFFPIPPDLLLIALSLIRPQWALGYATICSVGSVLGGVLGYFLGLKGGRPLLQRVISEERIRWVERYYQKYDVWAVGIAGFTPIPYKVFTISAGVFVLDLKRFIFISLVSRSARFFAVGLMIFLFGETVKSYLTEYIDIFSIAFVVLLVLGFLAIRFFSKRMGQRRIQ; encoded by the coding sequence TTGGAGGGATGGATCAGTTGGGTTATCTCATGGGCCTATACCCCTTATGGGGTATTGGCCCTTTTCCTTAATGCCTTTGCCGAGTCATCTTTCTTCCCTATCCCCCCGGACTTATTGCTTATTGCCCTCTCCTTAATTCGCCCCCAATGGGCCCTTGGCTATGCGACTATATGTAGTGTTGGATCGGTCTTGGGTGGGGTTTTAGGCTATTTTCTGGGGCTCAAGGGGGGAAGGCCCCTGTTGCAGCGTGTCATCTCCGAGGAACGGATCCGTTGGGTTGAGCGCTATTATCAGAAATATGACGTGTGGGCTGTGGGTATTGCTGGATTTACCCCCATACCCTATAAGGTGTTTACCATTTCGGCAGGTGTATTCGTCCTCGATCTCAAACGGTTCATCTTTATCTCTCTTGTGAGCAGGAGCGCTCGTTTTTTTGCGGTGGGGCTGATGATCTTCCTCTTCGGGGAGACCGTGAAGTCTTATCTGACCGAATACATAGATATCTTCAGCATTGCCTTTGTGGTTTTATTGGTCCTGGGCTTTTTAGCCATCCGATTCTTTTCTAAAAGAATGGGACAGCGGAGGATACAATGA